CCTGGACCATCCGTGTCCGGCTGGGCAGGGTGGCCTGCCACGTAGTGGCGTCGATACCGGTCACGTCAACGCTCCGATTGATCCAAGGATCACGGTGTGCAACCCAGTGGGGATCCACAGGCCGAGCACCAGCAGTGCGGTGAGGCCCGTGACAATCGGCAGCGCTGCCAGCACCCGCTGCCCACCGAACCCGAGCGCGATCGCGATGATTCCCATATGCTCGACCGATGAGTAGGCGAACAGTCGCTTGAAATTGGTTGTGGTGACCAGGAATAGCGCTCCTATAAGGACCGAAGCAAACCCGAACGAGAGCATCACCACCTGCACGTAGTGGGTGCCGAGGCCCGTGCGGGCGATAGCCAGAAAGCGGATGATCGCATACATTCCGGTGTTCAGCAGCGCCGCGGATAGCATCGCGCTGGTCGGGCTCGGGGCTTCGGAGTGCGCGTCCGGTAACCAGGTGTGCATCGGCGCCAGCCCCACCTTGGTGCCGTATCCCACCACGGCCAGCAGGAATGCCAACTTCAGTGCGGGGTGGGCTAATTCGGATGCGTGCTGGAACAGGTACGGCCAGGTCAACCTGAGGTTGTCGGTCAGTGCCAGGCCGGTGCCGGAGTAGAAGAGGAACATGGTGCCGACAAGTGCGATGGTGACACCGAGCGAGGAGATAATGATGTATTTCCATGCTGCCTCCAGCGAACTGGCCTGTGCTTCCAAACCGACCAGCGCG
The nucleotide sequence above comes from Mycobacterium malmoense. Encoded proteins:
- a CDS encoding proton-conducting transporter transmembrane domain-containing protein, which produces MVLIALLPLATTATAIAGAKARVAGYTAIAAGCGSLGLSIWLLLWIGGHRVLSALSGFVYVDGLSAFFLFTVAVVVLLSSLGSAAYLRAQENSGLLSSFQVRMYFGFFGAFAALMLASLSTGNLGMLFVLIEASTLASAALVGLEAQASSLEAAWKYIIISSLGVTIALVGTMFLFYSGTGLALTDNLRLTWPYLFQHASELAHPALKLAFLLAVVGYGTKVGLAPMHTWLPDAHSEAPSPTSAMLSAALLNTGMYAIIRFLAIARTGLGTHYVQVVMLSFGFASVLIGALFLVTTTNFKRLFAYSSVEHMGIIAIALGFGGQRVLAALPIVTGLTALLVLGLWIPTGLHTVILGSIGALT